One window from the genome of Armatimonadota bacterium encodes:
- a CDS encoding sialidase family protein, which yields MRVLSRLEVTNPLPTAFCHGATLLPVGDRLLAAWFGGTREGEPDASVYLARLEPQRGVWSAPELVAPADGQPCGNPVLFEGHAGVLWLVYFRVDGRWCVDGRPHARVSFDGGHTWSPEVRLLDRPGVLTKNKPIRVGEELLLPVYDERAWTVGVARLRGPEHHMDWEFDELTVGAGTGVPMIQGTLVEVGSGELLMLMRTKEGRIWGCRSRDAGRTWSDPAPTSLPNPNAGVDAVRLPDGRLWLVYNHTDRGRDPMVWEWRYPLSLAESRDGGATWTRVWDLEAGPGEYSYPAVVVDSQGRVHVAYTALRQAIRHVVLDP from the coding sequence GTGCGGGTGTTGAGTCGTCTGGAGGTGACGAACCCGCTTCCCACCGCCTTTTGCCACGGAGCCACCCTCCTACCAGTCGGGGACCGGCTCCTGGCGGCGTGGTTCGGAGGCACGCGGGAGGGTGAGCCTGACGCCTCCGTCTACCTCGCGCGCCTGGAGCCGCAGCGGGGCGTGTGGTCCGCCCCGGAGCTGGTGGCGCCTGCAGACGGGCAACCGTGCGGGAACCCCGTGCTGTTCGAGGGCCACGCGGGGGTTCTGTGGCTCGTGTACTTCCGCGTGGACGGCCGGTGGTGCGTGGATGGCCGACCGCACGCCCGGGTGTCCTTCGACGGAGGACACACGTGGTCCCCGGAGGTCCGACTGTTGGACCGCCCGGGGGTCCTGACGAAGAACAAGCCGATCCGCGTCGGGGAAGAGCTGCTCCTTCCCGTTTACGACGAACGCGCGTGGACCGTAGGTGTGGCGAGGCTACGCGGTCCAGAACATCACATGGACTGGGAGTTTGACGAGCTCACGGTGGGTGCCGGCACTGGGGTGCCGATGATTCAAGGGACTTTGGTCGAGGTGGGCTCCGGCGAGCTGCTGATGCTGATGCGGACCAAGGAGGGGCGGATCTGGGGTTGCCGCAGTAGGGACGCTGGCCGGACTTGGTCGGATCCCGCGCCTACCTCACTGCCGAACCCCAACGCTGGGGTGGACGCCGTCCGGCTGCCTGACGGGCGGCTCTGGTTGGTGTACAACCATACTGACCGCGGCCGAGACCCCATGGTATGGGAATGGCGGTACCCTCTGTCGCTGGCGGAGAGCCGGGACGGCGGTGCGACCTGGACCCGGGTGTGGGACCTGGAGGCCGGCCCTGGCGAGTACTCGTACCCGGCCGTGGTCGTGGACTCGCAGGGCAGGGTGCACGTCGCCTACACGGCCCTGCGGCAGGCCATCCGCCACGTCGTCCTGGACCCGTAG